In the Centroberyx gerrardi isolate f3 chromosome 9, fCenGer3.hap1.cur.20231027, whole genome shotgun sequence genome, one interval contains:
- the c9h19orf25 gene encoding UPF0449 protein C19orf25 homolog, with product MNLGSKSKKRAVLPSRPDPPTVQQILEDINRASPSDPAFSLLDHTGQDSSRVSPDSDVELKFQQSRRYLELNERLQEVRGQLVRQREELRAAGEQLDRDVAEVKGRAL from the exons ATGAATTTGGGCTCTAAAAGTAAGAAGCGGGCGGTGCTGCCCAGCCGGCCGGACCCCCCCACCGTGCAGCAGATCCTGGAGGACATCAACCGAGCTTCACCCAGCGACCCGGCCTTCAGCCTGCTGGACCACACCGGCCAGG ACTCGTCCAGAGTTTCCCCGGACAGCGATGTGGAGCTGAAGTTCCAGCAGAGCCGCCGCTACCTGGAGCTGAACGAGCGGCtgcaggaggtcagaggtcagctggtGCGTCAGAGGGAGGAGCTGCGGGCGGCGGGAGAGCAACTGGACCGAGACGTGGCGGAGGTCAAAGGTCGAGCGCTCTGA
- the reep6 gene encoding receptor expression-enhancing protein 6 has translation MGLSDVFTSIKDRAEKFLNEKNVVTDFLGKLEEKTGIKKKIIAVGAVSLTGLYLVYGYGAALLCNLIGFVYPAYFSIKAIESLNKEDDTKWLTYWVVYGVFSLGEFFSDIFLYWFPFYYAAKCVFLLWCMAPVSWNGSQVIYSRVVRPVFLRHEATVDGMVSDLSGKAMNAAESLTREVLSTLVKNKSFFSPPVPPVSQAEAPKSLPSTAPAASLQPEEQRPLFLG, from the exons ATGGGCCTGTCGGACGTCTTCACCTCCATCAAAGACCGAGCGGAGAAGTTTCTAAACGAGAAGAATGTGGTGACGGACTTTCTGGGGAAGCTGGAGGAGAAAACTGGAATCAAGAAGAAGATCATCGCTGTGG gtGCCGTGTCGCTGACAGGACTCTACCTGGTGTACGGATATGGTGCCGCTCTTCTCTGCAACCTGATTGGTTTTGTCTATCCAGCATATTTTTC AATCAAAGCCATTGAAAGCTTAAACAAAGAAGATGACACAAAATGGCTGACGTACTGGGTGGTGTACGGCGTCTTCAGCCTGGGCGAGTTCTTCTCCGACATCTTCCTCTACTGGTTCCCCTTCTACTACGCTGCTAAG tgtgtgttcctGCTGTGGTGCATGGCTCCGGTGTCGTGGAACGGCTCGCAGGTCATCTACAGCCGGGTGGTTCGGCCCGTCTTCCTCCGCCACGAAGCCACGGTGGACGGCATGGTGAGCGACCTGAGCGGCAAGGCCATGAACGCCGCCGAGTCGCTCACCAGGGAAG tcctCAGTACTTTAGTAAAGAATAAGAGCTTCTTCTCCCCTCCGGTTCCTCCAGTCTCTCAGGCTGAAGCTCCTAAAAGTTTACCCAGCACCGCACCAGCAGCTTCACTTCAACCAGAGGAGCAACGACCA CTCTTCCTAGGTTAA